The Euzebyales bacterium genome contains the following window.
TGCGACGCGATCGCGCCGCGGCCCTCGCCTCACGGCAGTGTCCAGACGGCGGCTGGCGCGCCGCTGACTGGCCCGGGTGAGTGGACTAAGTCGTATGACTACGTCTGTTGGGGTTCACGAGGCCAAGACGCACCTCAGTCAGCTGCTGCGCCGCGTTGCCGCAGGTGAGGAGATCACGATCACTCGCCGGGGCCGTGATGTCGCGCGCCTCGTTCCTCCCGTCCGTCGGGCACGCCGCCGGCTCGGGTTCGACCGCGGACGGTTCGTCGTGCCAGACGACTTCGATGCGCCGCTGCCCGACGAGCTGCTGGAGGCCTTCGAACGGTGAGACTCCTGCTCGACACCCACGTGCTCCTGTGGGCGGCGGTGGACCCGGAGCGGCTTGGAGAGGTGGCCGGCGTGCTCGAGGACGCCGACAATGAGGTGCTTGTCTCGGCCGCCAGTTCGTGGGAGATCGCGATCAAGTACGGACTCGACAGGTTGCCGTTGCCCGAGCCGCCCGAGCGCTACGTCCCACACGTGTTCCGCGAGCTCGATGTCACGCCGCTGGGCATCGAGCATTCCCATGCGCTGGCGGTCGCCGCGCTGCCGCCTCACCATCGAGATCCGTTCGACCGCATGCTCGTTGCGCAGGCACAGCAGCTGCGAATCCCGATCGTGACGACGGATGAGATGCTCGACGACTACGACGTTGATGTCCTGCTCGTGGGACGAGCCCAGGCCCTCGACTGATGCATGGTCGACGCGGCTGCGGCGCTGCCCTACCGTGCGACCAGCGCGGTTGGGACGTCGCCGTCGAACGGTGAGGCCCTCGACCACCCACGCACGTGACCCGTCGTCGAAGTAGGGCATGTGCCGGCCGCCGTGGGGGAAGCCGTCGGTGCAGTCCTCGTCAGCTGCCCCGGGTGCCTGCACGACCCCGTCCAGGCTCATCCACTCGGACACGACTACTCGGCGCATGGGGCACTCCTTCGCGGTCGTCGGACGTTCCGTCACCGGCGCTGCCGCCTCCTTGTTCGTTCTTGTCGCTGGGATGCTCACCGTAGTACGTGGCTGCGGTCGACCACCAGGTTGGCAAGGCCTGTGGCCTCTCCGGCGGTCAGTGCTGTGACGGGACGTTCGCTGCAGACCCGGGGGACCAACGCCGTCCCTGCCCCGGGGTCGAAACGTCAACGATGGTGGGCACCGGAGCGTGGCGCGGAGGTGTGGGAATGATGCGCGCGTCAAAGGTCGACGTCAACGTCGTGACAGTGCCGGCCACCCCCCAGGCGGTGCCGCACGGTGGCCGGTCGAGCGGCCGTCCGTTGCCGATCGGGTACTCGGTCGTGCTGGCGGTCGTGCTGGTCGGCGCGACCGCGTTCGGGCTGCTGTCCGACACGCCGTACCGGGCGGCACCCGGGGTCCGTCCGACGCTGCCGGATGTGCTGCGTGGCCAGGATCTGCTGACGTTGATGACGGTGCCGCTGCTTGTCTGGGCGGGCGTGCGGGCGCG
Protein-coding sequences here:
- a CDS encoding type II toxin-antitoxin system Phd/YefM family antitoxin produces the protein MTTSVGVHEAKTHLSQLLRRVAAGEEITITRRGRDVARLVPPVRRARRRLGFDRGRFVVPDDFDAPLPDELLEAFER
- a CDS encoding type II toxin-antitoxin system VapC family toxin, with the translated sequence MRLLLDTHVLLWAAVDPERLGEVAGVLEDADNEVLVSAASSWEIAIKYGLDRLPLPEPPERYVPHVFRELDVTPLGIEHSHALAVAALPPHHRDPFDRMLVAQAQQLRIPIVTTDEMLDDYDVDVLLVGRAQALD